In Janibacter sp. CX7, a single genomic region encodes these proteins:
- a CDS encoding TerC family protein has protein sequence MDVPTWAWLLTLAVAAVVLTFDVIMVARRPHVPSTKEVSVVLGIYVAAAVLFGIALWFLEGGDRGTEFFAGWLTEYSLSIDNLFIFIIIMAKFGVPGRFQQTALLWGIIIAIVLRTIFIFVGAAAINQFAWVFYIFGLFLIYTAYNLATESHDEEEDWEPNAIIKWFQRTVPSTTEWSSRLFTKENGKRVATPIFIVVIALGMTDLLFALDSIPAIYGLTKEPYIVLTANLFALMGLRQLYFLIGGLLKKLVYMSLGLSVLLAFIGVKLILHALHENNLPFINGGEHVSVPEISTVFSLGAIVVILGVTTVASLWKSNKDAKEGIDSGH, from the coding sequence ATGGACGTGCCGACGTGGGCGTGGCTGCTCACGCTCGCCGTCGCCGCCGTCGTCCTCACCTTCGACGTCATCATGGTCGCCCGCCGGCCCCACGTGCCCTCCACCAAGGAGGTCTCGGTCGTCCTCGGGATCTACGTCGCGGCCGCGGTCCTCTTCGGCATCGCCCTGTGGTTCCTCGAGGGCGGTGACCGCGGGACGGAGTTCTTCGCCGGGTGGTTGACCGAGTACTCGCTCTCGATCGACAACCTCTTCATCTTCATCATCATCATGGCGAAGTTCGGAGTGCCGGGCCGCTTCCAGCAGACCGCGCTGCTGTGGGGCATCATCATCGCCATCGTGCTGCGGACGATCTTCATCTTCGTCGGCGCCGCGGCCATCAACCAGTTCGCCTGGGTCTTCTACATCTTCGGCCTCTTCCTCATCTACACCGCCTACAACCTGGCGACGGAGAGTCATGACGAGGAGGAGGACTGGGAGCCCAATGCGATCATCAAGTGGTTCCAGCGCACCGTGCCGAGCACGACCGAGTGGTCCTCGCGCCTCTTCACGAAGGAGAACGGCAAGCGCGTCGCCACCCCGATCTTCATCGTCGTCATCGCCCTCGGCATGACCGACCTGCTCTTCGCGCTCGACTCCATCCCGGCGATCTACGGCCTGACCAAGGAGCCCTACATCGTCCTGACGGCCAACCTCTTCGCCCTCATGGGCCTGCGGCAGCTCTACTTCCTCATCGGTGGCCTGCTGAAGAAGCTGGTCTACATGAGCCTGGGCCTGTCGGTGCTGCTCGCCTTCATCGGCGTCAAGCTCATCCTGCACGCCCTCCACGAGAACAACCTGCCCTTCATCAACGGCGGTGAGCACGTCTCCGTCCCGGAGATCTCGACCGTCTTCTCCCTCGGCGCGATCGTCGTCATCCTCGGTGTCACGACCGTCGCCAGCCTCTGGAAGTCCAACAAGGACGCCAAGGAGGGCATCGACTCGGGTCACTGA
- the uvrB gene encoding excinuclease ABC subunit UvrB: MRPVTDLQRTVAPFEVISEYEPAGDQPTAIAELARRVRAGEQDIVLLGATGTGKSATTAWLIEEVQRPTLVMAPNKTLAAQLANEFRELLPNNAVEYFVSYYDYFQPEAYVPQTDTYIEKDSSINEEVERLRHSATNSLLTRRDVVVVASVSCIYGLGTPQEYVDRMVNLRVGDEIDRDELLRQFVTMQYTRNDLAFTRGTFRVRGDTVEIIPVYEELAVRIEFFGDEIEAIHTLHPLTGEVVREEQTVHVFPATHYVAGPERMERAISGIERELEEQLATLERQGKMLEAQRLRMRTTYDIEMMRQVGSCAGIENYSMHIDGRSPGSAPNCLLDYFPEDFLLVIDESHQTVPQIGAMYEGDASRKRTLVEHGFRLPSAMDNRPLTWEEFLERIGQTVYLSATPGDYEMAKSDGHVEQVIRPTGLVDPEVVLKPTKGQIDDLLHEIRARAERDERVLVTTLTKKMAEDLTDYLLDKGVRVRYLHSDIDTLRRVELLRELRLGEFDVLVGINLLREGLDLPEVSLVSILDADKEGFLRSARSLIQTIGRAARNVSGQVHMYADKITPSMQEALDETQRRRDKQIAYNREHGVDPQPLRKKIADITDMLQREDADTDALLGSGRSQSRGKGGKLAAAPDESTARRDRDLPAGELARLIQELTDQMHQAATDLHFELAARLRDEIGDLKKELRQMTAATR, translated from the coding sequence ATGCGCCCGGTGACCGATCTGCAACGCACGGTGGCTCCCTTCGAGGTCATCTCCGAGTACGAGCCCGCCGGTGACCAGCCGACGGCGATCGCCGAGCTCGCCCGGCGGGTGCGCGCGGGGGAGCAGGACATCGTGCTGCTCGGTGCCACGGGCACCGGCAAGTCCGCGACGACGGCCTGGCTCATCGAGGAGGTGCAGCGGCCGACCCTCGTCATGGCGCCCAACAAGACGCTGGCCGCCCAGCTGGCCAACGAGTTCCGCGAGCTGCTGCCCAACAACGCCGTCGAGTACTTCGTCAGCTACTACGACTACTTCCAGCCCGAGGCCTACGTCCCGCAGACCGACACCTACATCGAGAAGGACAGCTCGATCAACGAGGAGGTCGAGCGGCTGCGGCACAGCGCGACCAACAGCCTGCTCACCCGGCGCGACGTGGTCGTCGTCGCCTCGGTCTCGTGCATCTACGGCCTGGGCACCCCGCAGGAGTACGTCGACCGGATGGTCAACCTGCGCGTCGGCGACGAGATCGACCGCGACGAGCTGCTGCGGCAGTTCGTCACCATGCAGTACACGCGCAACGACCTCGCCTTCACCCGCGGCACCTTCCGCGTGCGCGGCGACACGGTGGAGATCATCCCGGTCTACGAGGAGCTCGCCGTGCGGATCGAGTTCTTCGGCGACGAGATCGAGGCGATCCACACGCTGCACCCGCTGACCGGCGAGGTCGTGCGCGAGGAGCAGACCGTCCACGTCTTCCCCGCCACGCACTACGTCGCCGGGCCCGAGCGCATGGAGCGGGCGATCTCCGGCATCGAGCGCGAGCTCGAGGAGCAGCTGGCCACCCTCGAGCGCCAGGGCAAGATGCTCGAGGCGCAGCGCCTGCGCATGCGCACGACCTATGACATCGAGATGATGCGTCAGGTCGGCAGCTGCGCGGGGATCGAGAACTACTCGATGCACATCGACGGGCGCTCGCCCGGCTCGGCACCCAACTGCCTGCTCGACTACTTCCCCGAGGACTTCCTGCTCGTCATCGACGAGTCGCACCAGACGGTGCCCCAGATCGGCGCGATGTACGAGGGCGACGCCTCGCGCAAGCGCACCCTCGTCGAGCACGGCTTCCGGCTCCCCAGCGCGATGGACAACCGTCCGCTCACCTGGGAGGAGTTCCTCGAGCGCATCGGGCAGACGGTCTACCTCTCGGCGACGCCGGGCGACTACGAGATGGCCAAGTCCGACGGGCACGTCGAGCAGGTGATCCGCCCGACGGGTCTCGTCGACCCCGAGGTGGTCCTCAAGCCGACCAAGGGCCAGATCGACGACCTGCTCCACGAGATCCGCGCCCGTGCGGAGCGCGACGAGCGGGTTCTCGTGACGACCCTGACGAAGAAGATGGCGGAGGACCTTACCGACTACCTGCTCGACAAGGGCGTGCGGGTGCGCTATCTGCACTCCGACATCGACACCCTGCGGCGCGTCGAGCTGCTGCGCGAGCTGCGGCTCGGCGAGTTCGACGTCCTCGTCGGCATCAACCTCCTGCGCGAGGGTCTCGACCTGCCCGAGGTCTCGCTCGTGAGCATCCTCGACGCCGACAAGGAGGGCTTCCTGCGCAGCGCCCGGTCGCTCATCCAGACGATCGGTCGCGCGGCGCGCAATGTCTCCGGCCAGGTGCACATGTACGCCGACAAGATCACCCCGTCGATGCAGGAGGCGCTCGACGAGACCCAGCGTCGACGCGACAAGCAGATCGCCTACAACCGCGAGCACGGGGTCGACCCGCAGCCCCTGCGCAAGAAGATCGCCGACATCACCGACATGCTCCAGCGCGAGGACGCCGACACCGACGCGCTGCTCGGCTCGGGCCGCAGCCAGAGCCGGGGCAAGGGCGGCAAGCTCGCCGCGGCACCCGACGAGTCGACCGCCCGGCGTGATCGGGACCTCCCGGCGGGCGAGCTGGCCCGGCTCATCCAGGAGCTCACCGACCAGATGCACCAGGCGGCGACGGACCTGCACTTCGAGCTCGCGGCGCGCCTGCGCGACGAGATCGGGGACCTCAAGAAGGAGCTGAGGCAGATGACCGCCGCCACCCGCTGA